Below is a genomic region from Ascaphus truei isolate aAscTru1 chromosome 5, aAscTru1.hap1, whole genome shotgun sequence.
gtgtctgtgatgtcagagcacctcttggccaatgagtagTGGGGGAGGCAGGCGGACCGACAGACCAATCAGAatccccacatctactaacaatcaaataactttcaaatttatatatatatatatagatagatagatattgcgCACGTCTAATTGACAGTCTACATGCTTGTCAAGGTTACAAAGTTTTAGCAGTGTTATTACATGATATGTATGACTGACTTGTATTATTCTTATCATGGATCTCCACCGTCACTTTACGTACTTAGAAAGTGTTCTGTTTGATTGCGAAAGCAATTAAGAGGTTTACCACCCCAATGATAATATTGGATTTGATACAATGTATGCACTTGAGGCTGGCTAATAAAAGGATCAAGAATCAAGATGTAAAAATTGGCCGAATTGTGTACCTATTTACATGTCCAGATCCCTTTCTGTTAAAAGAACAATGGGCAGCTATACCAAGCTGCACCTACAGTAGCTATATGTGTTAGGCCGTGTCCATAGTAGAACGCGCTAGCTTCCGCGACACGGTGTCGCGCttgaaatacaaacttgtttgtattgcgaagcgctgctctccctgtagcgcatgtgcattggcgtcctagtgtttgtttcggcgcGAGCTACGTAGGTGGCTCATTGAAGaaagccacgtgtgctgaagcagggatatctttaaaatctGACCTATTGCGGGTCTTGAGATCCCCTGCATTTAGGTGTTCTGGTGAAGAGATATGGAACCATATTTGTATTGAGCTCATCTGCATAGCCAGAATACTCCATATATGCACTGTCTAAAATTATAATATGCAGATAGCTATAAGAAGCCCTAAAAGATGTACTGATGTGATATAATGTATACATTATGAATACTGTATTATGAACAGAATTTGTCAGCACTTCCCACCATCCTCATCGAATAGAAGCACTTTCCTCTCTTTCCACAGTTCGTTTGCCCCattatataccaaataaatctaaAGGTTTGCATTATCACTGTGGAAATGTGATCTTTAATACATAACTGTTAGTTGTACTCAGGGCTGCTGCGATTCAAACATGTGAAAGCATCAAGTAGTAGGCCGAGTCCCCGTTGGCGCTgagcgcactcatgcttggagagcgctccacgCATGAGTGCCTGGTGTCCTGGCATTTGCACGcacgggggagggtgggggacccattgagcgcgcttgaaagtatacattttttgtttaccgtagcgccggtgagcgtgtgtgcccgcgcacgagcggggacttacatatatctatatatgtaagtaaccgccgcccgctcagcaccagcggggactcaaCACATTACAAACATTACTAGTAAGCAAAATGTACTTGCAACAATTACAGGTAACAGAAAATCATTAACAAACATCTTTAGCTAGATAATAAAACTATCTAATGTGACTAATGTACATGTATAAATATGTAATTTCTGTAAACAACTATACAACAAAAATAATGTGTGGATATATTTGAATGTAATAGTAATAAAATAACACGCTATTAAAAAAGCTGGTTTCAGTAGTTTCATTAAATCAATTTTGACCATCCATTGGTTGTCTTCCTTCTTCTAATAACAATCTCTCATTTCTATCAGAAGATAACTCGTTCATCTTTTCCTTCAACAGAGAGATTTCATTTTGCATTTTCAACATACTATTGTCGTACTGCATTCCTTCAAGGGTATGCTGAATCTTCAATATCCCCGAGACTGTTTTCAGCATGCTATCTTCTGTATTAAACACCTGAACAGTCAAGTCGTTCATTTTTTTGTCTAGGTCAAGCATCTCATTGGACACCTTGAGGAGTGTGCGGATAGTGTTTTCTATTGTCGGCAAACTTCTAATGCACTCATCCAATTTGGGCTTGAAATCGATCAAATTCTGTTTCAGTTCTCCGTGAATGTTGGTCAAACCACTCTGTTCTTTTTCCAATTTCTCAATAACTTTTGTATCCCAGTCCAGTTGCTCTTTGACATAGACAAGCTCATCATCTTCCTGTCTTTTTAAAGTTCTTGTATTCCTTATTGAACTGTCTTCCAAATCTTTCAGCTTTTCGGAGAGAGATTTGAGTGTCTGGTCAGCGTTGTTAATTTTTAATGTGAACTCTTGGTGGACTAGCTTTGCTTCCGATTTGACGGTGCTTGTATGCATGTTCATCTCATCCAAGCTCTTCTTCCAAGCATGTGTAATGTTTTGGAACTTCATATTAACATTttgcatctttttagaaagagcCTGTTCATTTTCCTGGATGCTGTCTACATCATTATGGAGACTGGACACTTGTTGCTGCAACTGGTCCACAACCGACGTTGATGAAGTGGCTTCTGCAAGGATATCGTCGGTAGACACCAGCTGTATTTTTAACACAAGAAATGTCCAGGTACTTAATGTAACACAGTAGGCTGAACAGGAAAGAAATCATACAAACAGTGGCTACAGAAACTAGTTAATATGCTAGCTCAAGTCACTTTAACTGTTTGTCATAAGCGATTTACTTTGGCCTGCCTAACTATTTCCGAATCAGACGTTCATcttgtggccagagtcagagaaatgttcgccgtacatcgcgaacatttctctgactctggccacaagatgaacgatctgaaggtggccatactcaaatgCAATCTcagaacactgaaagagagacggtagcatgaatacaaatttatgcaactgtccgggacacttagcggtggcctaaacagaagtttcatgagtcattactgacaagtGAAACTCTCTTCCCACGAGTGCTAAAGGCTAGGTctttacatactgtgctatatgaatgCTCACACAGCTATCTCCTgtacatacaaatacacaatgtAATTATATACCTAtaaaccaatagggaccacatagtatttacacacacttatagtaatgcaacaccctcttacatttctacacctacccacaccactatatacacgtccactccacacacaccttttgtaaagcgctgtatgctCTGTGGACGctttacaaatttatatttacacacacacacacacaacttacattcagggaccatttaacacctcaagtcataaaacgcatactgcacagggggaagggataagcttcaatcacagatcacattccagtatgcactgttttaaagtaaaaaaaaccttttttggcttcattcactgtaacaccgccagaagaagagatcagtatcAGGATATGTAGGGATcagatctcgaaagctcgcacaaaaaaaagcattttgttagccacagaacggtattgtctattcaattttgaataatatatatatatatatatatatacacatatatacatatatacagtgttcgacaaacctatacatttgcacgccccgggcgagtggatttaacatcgtggcgagctcctattggctcaagcagcacacgtgtggtactaggtggcgagtagatttttttgttcggcgagtagattttttggtgatttgtctaccagtgtgtgtgtgtgtgtgtgtgtgtgtgtatatgtgtatatgtgtatatatatatatatatatatatatatatatatatatatatatatatatatatatatatatatatatatatatatatatatatatatatatatatatatatatatatatatatatatatatatatatatatatatatatatatatatatatatatatatatatacacacacacacacacacacacatacacatatacatatccagttaaaatcaaccccacactgatgagacccatcaaggtcgaaatagctgtctgtgggtggttttctgggtatgcaccttaaccctggctgtgctcaaagctgtgaccatgcagcaagcttaagcctatagggaaccatgttaaaaatggtttttgaggcaaaaagtgacactgtgtgctcatttgcatgtcatttcccagaatcccttgctgcagtggaagtgctgtatgctgggtgataatggggaaaggcggggttgcagacctgcctaagacatgcagatgagcatacagttgtatttgcatatatatatatatacatatacatatatacatatatatacaggcataccccgcattaacgtacgcaatgggaccggagcatgtatgtaaagtgaaaatgtacttaaagtgaaacactccccttttcccacttacgatgcatatactgtactgcaatcatcatatacgtgcataagtgatgtaaataacgcatttgtaagaggctctatagtctccccgcttgcgcacagcttcggtacaggtagggagttcaactttgctgttcaggacgtgccgacaggcgcttgcgtgagctgccgtttgactattgggcgatatgtacttactcgcgagtgtacttaaagtgagtgtccttaaagcggggtatgcctgtatatatatatataaaatcacagtGCCTTCAATAAGATGAAGAAAAATAGCTAAATAGTGGAAAAAAGCCACTGATGTAATTCCTAAtgattgtatatctttatttatatagcgccaaaagtgtactcagcgcttaaTTAAAACAAGCAGAGCTGCGGGCAAGGACATAAAACAATGACAAATGTAACACAAGGATagaagggaaggaggggtgggaAGGAGAAGAAACACCAGGAAAACACAGAAGGAAACAATATGCGAGAAATAGTAGAAAAAATGGATAAAAATATATAGAAGcccaaaaatagaataaaaacgCTGGAACTCCGTGCAGCTCTCCTCAGGATACAACCAACTCCTCAATTCCTAGAAAACAAAAAAGAGAGCGCAAGACCCATAGCGCAGATAAATCTAAAACAGGTTTAATAGAGTGAATAAAATGGGCCACTCACAAAGTTAGCTAGAACATAAGCCACAAGAATAAAGACAGGGAGCCACGAGCAGCATCGGCGACGGAAGATCGGACTGGGTACAGGACTCCACGTCAAGGCGATGACACACTATTGCTTCCAGTCAGGGTGCGAATGAGAGTACCTGCCAAAGCCAGTCCTCCAGGATAATGGGTTGCCATACAAGGTTCTGCCGCTGTAAAAGATCAGCTCCAAGGTGCGCTCAGGATACACTGGCTCCCAAATCAAGTCCATGGGTAaaaaaaaccctacgcgtttcgtcgcgctACGACTTAATCAGGTGGTGTGGTATGAGGGGATTAATACCCCTTATATAGTCCATTAATGAGAGGAATGCCCATTGTATTTAACCCCTCATGGGTATGGATTGTGAGCAACTACTAAAACAAGGCAtaaacacatatacagacacatacatgGGGGCTAGACATACAGAAAGAAACAACAGCTGATGAACTGATGCCAAGGataaataaagtatataaaatatatatttattaaaaaggtaacacacacacacacacacacacacacacacacacacacacacacacacacacacacacaaaatgtagtACAAGCAGTATACATTTTGAACCTGCTATAAAAAAAGTTCAAAACTAGACAAACTATAAGCACattaatgaaaaaaataattttatttccatataaaaatatataactatataaaaataactataaaaaatatatacagatcTATAAGGCCAGACAAACAGATATTATAGTGCAACTGCATTGGAGACAAATAATTGTCTCATTGGAGAAGCGGTCTAAGGAGAGATAGTCCCTAGTGACCAAGAGGtataagtatatataaatatacatggtCCTAGTACAaaaaattatgacaaataattaaaaattttaaataataatatataaataacaaaggtGAAAACAAATTACGAACACCAGAGCCTCTAAGGCCTAAATCAATGTACTGGTGTCAAGACACTCATTAAACCCCTCAGGCGAAAGAGTCCCCAGGGTGTagatccaataggtctccctgaGGCAAAGCTTCCTGAACATATCACCTCCCAAAATGGAGGGGGGATATGTTCAAGCCCCAGCATAGACAGAGATATTGGATCCTTATTATGCATCAGTGCAAAGTGCCTAGACAAACTGGGTGCTTGATGACCATGAGTAACATTATGTCTATGTTCCAAAAATCTCGTGCTCAAAGCGCAGATAGTGCGACCCACATAGTGTGGGCCACAGGAACAGGAGATCATATATATAACGTAGGGTAGCAGACAGTTGATAACATCTTTGGCCTTATGTACTGAATGATTACAAAATGATGAAAAAGAATGACCAACTAGATGCTTGCAGGTCAGGGAACGGACTCAACCGCAAGTGTAGTTGCCACAGAGTTAACCCTCCCCAAGAATACCACTACTTTCAACAGTCCTCAACCTACTTGTTGCCACTATGTTTTTTATGTTTCTAGCTCATCTGTAAATAACAGGCACCATGGGAGGTACAGTGGGACCCAGCACCGGATCACTTAAAAGAATGTTCCAATGTTTTTTATGGAAATTTTTGATCGAAGAAGCTGCCCGGTAAAATTTGGTAATAAACCGGGGAACGTTAACCTTGCTGGAATCTGATTGACTCTGAACCATATGTAAAGGCTCAGATCCATCTCTTTTAGCTGACTGTTTTATCTTAGTGGGTTAACAAAGTCTCCCTATTGGATAGTTTCGCTTCATTGAAGGCCCTGAGTACCAACTCCTTGTTGAATCCTTTTTTCAATTTAACTA
It encodes:
- the IKBIP gene encoding inhibitor of nuclear factor kappa-B kinase-interacting protein isoform X1; protein product: MSNEVKQRKKASALSSKEIKDAPASVPGSGRRRQDEVPGKAVADPPGGGHRSLCPELRTLLCVVCVAACMALTWHVFQQSHSFTVIEQRYHLLQAKSAALDALEDKVRLIFEKLVSTDDILAEATSSTSVVDQLQQQVSSLHNDVDSIQENEQALSKKMQNVNMKFQNITHAWKKSLDEMNMHTSTVKSEAKLVHQEFTLKINNADQTLKSLSEKLKDLEDSSIRNTRTLKRQEDDELVYVKEQLDWDTKVIEKLEKEQSGLTNIHGELKQNLIDFKPKLDECIRSLPTIENTIRTLLKVSNEMLDLDKKMNDLTVQVFNTEDSMLKTVSGILKIQHTLEGMQYDNSMLKMQNEISLLKEKMNELSSDRNERLLLEEGRQPMDGQN
- the IKBIP gene encoding inhibitor of nuclear factor kappa-B kinase-interacting protein isoform X2 — translated: MKQRKKASALSSKEIKDAPASVPGSGRRRQDEVPGKAVADPPGGGHRSLCPELRTLLCVVCVAACMALTWHVFQQSHSFTVIEQRYHLLQAKSAALDALEDKVRLIFEKLVSTDDILAEATSSTSVVDQLQQQVSSLHNDVDSIQENEQALSKKMQNVNMKFQNITHAWKKSLDEMNMHTSTVKSEAKLVHQEFTLKINNADQTLKSLSEKLKDLEDSSIRNTRTLKRQEDDELVYVKEQLDWDTKVIEKLEKEQSGLTNIHGELKQNLIDFKPKLDECIRSLPTIENTIRTLLKVSNEMLDLDKKMNDLTVQVFNTEDSMLKTVSGILKIQHTLEGMQYDNSMLKMQNEISLLKEKMNELSSDRNERLLLEEGRQPMDGQN